The stretch of DNA GGTTGAATATAAGCTTGTGTGTGCAACAATGTCTTTCCATGAGCAAACGATTGTTGAGGTTGAACGTACAAAGGCGTTGTAAGCTGTGTTGCAGAGGAGGAATGGATCTTCTTTGATGTAACTGGGAGAGCAACTGGTCCTTttgttatctaaaatattaaaaattttaaagtaaatcaagtgtaatttatatttaatattagtcttaattttatagataaatactaattttataatacataattttaaattaatataagaataatctcaaatttttatacaatctccagacagaaaatttaattttttcaaatcatatttatatgaaaatagaatataaagatCGTTGCATTTgcatattgaaaatatatacttacttTGGTCGTGAGAGGTGCTGGCACGATCGTGGAATAAGGTAATTTTGCGGATGGGATCAATTGATTTTGATTGTATATAGGAGCATACACGGGTATGGAAATTTGTTGAGTGCTGCTGGCTAACTGATGTAATGATGGTTGTGCCAATTTGGTACTTTTTAGATTCACCAAGGgattaatattcaaatgaGGATAATAAGAAAGCAGCTGTGTTGCCGGAACATCGAAATAAATGGGTTCtgcaaataagaaaatgtatttaaattttattcatttactTTCAATAATTAGCAATACAAATTCTGtcgaataattttactttcttcAAAAGATTTCCtctaaacattataatatttttttttaagttttgctGTAAGTTTataacaattgtaaaatttttgatgaTATAATCTGaatagacaaaaaaatattattgctgaaaaaattattgtaaataatagaaaagatatgccgagaaaataacaaattagaCAAATTTGTTTGATATCTACCTCTATTAACAggttttgtatatttttccgTGACAGCTTTCTGCTGAACACTTTGAATGTGATTGCCCACCACTATTTCCGGCTGATAGTTTAATTTTTGGGATTCAAAGGCGATGGGAGCAGCAGTTTTCGCCGGTGCTTCCGTTTGCTGCTGATATTCGCTGTAATATTGTACTGACGGAATATTCTGCTGCAGCAGAATTTGGTTTGGCTGTCTGTATTGTGTTTCCTGTACAGCATACTGATTAGGTTGAATATATGCTTCAGGTGGCACTtgctaataataatcaaacaaaaaatataaaaaattttaataaatagaaattagtaatattttacaaaatgtaattcattaattattaaaattaaacacatgttattaatatttttaattacttttttgtattatttttcttctacatCGTGATATGCTAAAATTTATCTGCtataataatttcgatattGCTGGCTGACAATAAATGAGAAttcttatattacttttaatgtttaattaacgTCTTACGCTATATTTTATGTCCTGAAGCTGCTGAGGGGAGATGTACGCGTCGGAATGGCCACCTAAGATATTGTATTGGCTCGGTATTTGATACTGCTGATGATTAACGTTGGGTTTGACGGCGTACTTTGTCTCATCAGTGCGAATGGTCTCGACCTTGGCTTTATTCTCCGCCCTCAAAGTATCCCTCTCGATAtcttctaaattaattttcttctcgGCACACGCAGCCGTTACCAGCAGACCCAATATTAAACAGACTTTCTGTAATCGAAGGAGAAAGTTAAAATTGCTATTAATCATCGGTGCATCATGCTTTTTCCCCCTATTTTCTAAATCAACATCTAATTATCTATAAAtctgcaataatttataaatttctaaatgtaatattgtacaaGTAACACGATCGCtgattatcgaaaatattaacTGCTTCCTTGATGTGTAAGTAAAAACAacctattattattatatttaaatgcttAGTGTAttgatgatataaaaatatatcaatttaataaaattaataaattaataaaaagtaaacaataaaatttaaattcagtACAGTTCGATAAGAATcacgataatttttttgaaaatttttttaaatttattatataacataatgtCATAGataatgtgtaataataatcagATTGCTTTTACACGAAGCAATAAATGATCACCCGTATTATCGGCCAATTATATTGTGCGTTCACCATTATCGTTTCCGGCAAAAACGTATTTGCACCGGGCACTTTCACTGCACGCGAAGTTCTGGGTCAACATCCGGCATGGACCACTCTTATATAGAATGTGTCGTCCCGGCCGCCTCGGATGGGGAGGACCACTCCTCCCGAAGAACAAGTGTATCAACACACGCGCGTAGATACgcgtctttctctttttttttttttttattattgcttaatgaatttttatatcgcgTCATTGGATGTATCAAAGAAAATTCTACGTGATCTACATCGAAATTACTATTGTATTGTGGTTATTGTTATCACCGCTTGTGAAAGCGCATTATGTTATGTAATACCAATAAGCagacagaaatttttaaattcgtaaatattaatttcactttAGATTTTTCCATTCAACAAAATGTATCGCTGACTACGGTAATAATCTGATTTTATATTGTTGCACAATTGATCATcacttgtaaaaaaacaagtattttATGCCATTGCAATAAGtatgtacaaattttaataaaatatcgaataaaaagaaagcttAGCTAAGAAATTTCGTAAGTTCTAagaatttataagaatatttctaaatatcaattttttatcacaaggtttttatttcatataatgcATCAACAGCTTCAacaataatcttattttatgttgtcacataattttactttacaaaTACACATTCTTCTAGAagaaagaaagttttttctaCAGCTATTTTTTTCCGATAATTCTGCCACGGAATATTTTATCCTTTGCCAGCAAAATTGTGCATTTCTCCCCGCAGCGGTTATATAACTTGCGGTATCCTTATCCCACTAAAGCATTCAAGTAGAAACGTGTGAAAAAA from Linepithema humile isolate Giens D197 chromosome 2, Lhum_UNIL_v1.0, whole genome shotgun sequence encodes:
- the LOC105674787 gene encoding putative mediator of RNA polymerase II transcription subunit 12 isoform X2, yielding MKVCLILGLLVTAACAEKKINLEDIERDTLRAENKAKVETIRTDETKYAVKPNVNHQQYQIPSQYNILGGHSDAYISPQQLQDIKYSQVPPEAYIQPNQYAVQETQYRQPNQILLQQNIPSVQYYSEYQQQTEAPAKTAAPIAFESQKLNYQPEIVVGNHIQSVQQKAVTEKYTKPVNREPIYFDVPATQLLSYYPHLNINPLVNLKSTKLAQPSLHQLASSTQQISIPVYAPIYNQNQLIPSAKLPYSTIVPAPLTTKITKGPVALPVTSKKIHSSSATQLTTPLYVQPQQSFAHGKTLLHTQAYIQPQLSQPQYVQQLVYAQPGIIYNDPTAAYSDLYSRLPVQYIQDNFLRGQANQYQTQQQLYVAQQIAQEAPKEILQEQVSQDLPQNYVKVDEPKTHFVPPQLPPQDFKSSIAQLQPYEDEQSVPVQDHSLPSEPRSLLDSYIPSNVIAAQDSARYRERPIKLEGGFLPSKVNFALKKRKSE
- the LOC105674787 gene encoding putative mediator of RNA polymerase II transcription subunit 12 isoform X1, encoding MINSNFNFLLRLQKVCLILGLLVTAACAEKKINLEDIERDTLRAENKAKVETIRTDETKYAVKPNVNHQQYQIPSQYNILGGHSDAYISPQQLQDIKYSQVPPEAYIQPNQYAVQETQYRQPNQILLQQNIPSVQYYSEYQQQTEAPAKTAAPIAFESQKLNYQPEIVVGNHIQSVQQKAVTEKYTKPVNREPIYFDVPATQLLSYYPHLNINPLVNLKSTKLAQPSLHQLASSTQQISIPVYAPIYNQNQLIPSAKLPYSTIVPAPLTTKITKGPVALPVTSKKIHSSSATQLTTPLYVQPQQSFAHGKTLLHTQAYIQPQLSQPQYVQQLVYAQPGIIYNDPTAAYSDLYSRLPVQYIQDNFLRGQANQYQTQQQLYVAQQIAQEAPKEILQEQVSQDLPQNYVKVDEPKTHFVPPQLPPQDFKSSIAQLQPYEDEQSVPVQDHSLPSEPRSLLDSYIPSNVIAAQDSARYRERPIKLEGGFLPSKVNFALKKRKSE